A genomic segment from Pseudomonadota bacterium encodes:
- a CDS encoding phenylalanine--tRNA ligase beta subunit-related protein, with the protein MEEKKMTTWIDFSISSAYEVKYPGVAFGLTLISDCRPLSDSTGFDQYKRNLLRRMRKRETLAGISQRIDIYDQFFQSFGFECPLPQHLKRTIQSGFPRYNLMVDAHFMAEMCAGILVAVTDFDRIEGRFMLDVARGVETSVGMGGRQFIMTEGEIVLRDEKDIICVLCQGADEKTKVRDNTRNVLFYSYAVPGIDGIYLKEGLTVAAQTMAQLGGGNIKGLDIFVTGSI; encoded by the coding sequence GTGGAAGAAAAGAAGATGACAACATGGATAGATTTTTCAATCTCGTCTGCCTATGAAGTTAAGTACCCGGGTGTGGCGTTTGGGTTGACGCTCATTTCGGACTGCCGGCCCTTAAGCGACAGCACAGGATTTGATCAATACAAGCGAAATCTCCTGCGAAGAATGAGAAAGCGGGAAACACTTGCTGGTATCTCTCAGCGTATCGATATCTACGATCAGTTTTTTCAGAGCTTCGGATTCGAATGTCCCTTGCCCCAGCATCTTAAGAGAACAATCCAGAGCGGGTTTCCGAGATACAACCTCATGGTCGATGCTCACTTTATGGCCGAGATGTGTGCCGGTATCCTCGTGGCAGTCACTGATTTTGATCGGATCGAAGGCAGGTTCATGCTCGATGTAGCCCGGGGAGTGGAGACGAGTGTTGGAATGGGAGGTCGCCAATTCATAATGACAGAAGGAGAAATAGTGCTACGGGACGAAAAGGACATCATCTGCGTACTTTGCCAGGGGGCAGATGAAAAAACAAAAGTGAGGGATAATACGCGCAATGTTCTTTTCTATTCCTACGCTGTTCCGGGTATTGACGGGATATATCTCAAAGAAGGATTGACCGTTGCCGCACAAACCATGGCCCAGTTGGGCGGGGGGAACATCAAGGGTTTAGACATATTCGTCACAGGAAGTATATGA